In a single window of the Prochlorococcus marinus str. AS9601 genome:
- the chlP gene encoding geranylgeranyl reductase — MLRVAVIGGGPSGSCAAEILAKAGIKTWLFERKLDNAKPCGGAIPLCMVEEFDLPESIIDRKVRHMRMISPSNREVDISLDRVYGKSDNEFIGMCRREVMDAFMRNRASDLGATLINGLVTSIDTGDNNQGPYKLSYSDFTNGDKKGELKELTVDLLIGADGANSRVAKAMDAGDYKVAIAFQERIKLPKEEMGYYEDLAEMYVGTDVSPDFYGWVFPKYDHVAVGTGTMQKNQSLIKGLQEGVRNRAKKRLVNGEVIKVEAHPIPEHPRPRRVVGRMALVGDAAGYVTKSSGEGIYFAAKSGRMCAEEIVEASKNGQVIPSEKDLKNYLKKWDKKYGTTYKVLEILQNIFYRNDSAREAFVEMCDDMDVQRLTFDSYLYKRVVSMKPLQQLKITMLTLGSILRGKALAPLKYKPVDSAVRENKEVEKMLENYSIKGGIKVKSSKV; from the coding sequence ATGTTGAGGGTAGCTGTTATTGGTGGAGGTCCAAGTGGTTCATGTGCGGCAGAAATACTAGCTAAAGCTGGAATAAAAACTTGGCTCTTCGAGAGAAAATTAGATAATGCAAAACCATGCGGAGGAGCAATTCCACTTTGCATGGTGGAAGAATTTGATTTACCTGAGTCAATTATTGATAGAAAAGTAAGGCATATGAGAATGATATCCCCATCAAATAGAGAGGTAGATATTAGCTTAGATAGAGTTTATGGGAAAAGTGATAATGAGTTTATTGGGATGTGTAGAAGAGAAGTTATGGATGCCTTTATGCGCAATAGAGCGTCAGATCTTGGTGCTACTTTAATAAATGGATTAGTTACTTCAATTGATACTGGCGATAATAATCAAGGGCCATATAAGCTTTCCTACTCAGATTTCACCAATGGAGATAAAAAAGGGGAACTCAAAGAGCTTACTGTTGACCTTTTAATCGGAGCTGATGGAGCCAATAGCAGAGTAGCAAAAGCAATGGATGCAGGAGATTACAAAGTTGCCATTGCATTTCAGGAAAGAATTAAATTGCCTAAAGAAGAAATGGGTTACTACGAAGATCTTGCTGAAATGTATGTTGGAACAGATGTTTCTCCTGATTTTTATGGGTGGGTATTTCCTAAATATGATCATGTGGCTGTGGGCACAGGAACCATGCAGAAGAATCAGTCATTAATTAAAGGACTTCAAGAGGGTGTAAGAAATAGAGCAAAGAAAAGACTTGTTAATGGTGAAGTAATAAAGGTAGAAGCTCACCCTATTCCAGAGCATCCAAGGCCAAGAAGGGTAGTTGGGAGAATGGCATTGGTTGGTGATGCAGCTGGTTATGTTACAAAAAGTTCTGGAGAGGGTATTTATTTTGCTGCAAAAAGCGGAAGAATGTGTGCTGAAGAAATTGTTGAAGCATCAAAAAATGGTCAAGTAATTCCATCAGAAAAAGATTTAAAAAACTATCTTAAAAAATGGGATAAAAAATATGGCACAACTTATAAGGTGCTAGAAATCCTTCAAAATATTTTCTACAGAAATGATTCTGCTAGAGAAGCCTTTGTTGAGATGTGTGATGACATGGATGTTCAAAGACTTACTTTTGATAGTTACTTATACAAAAGAGTTGTCTCTATGAAACCATTACAGCAACTTAAAATTACGATGCTTACACTTGGTTCGATTTTAAGAGGGAAAGCCCTAGCGCCTCTAAAATATAAACCTGTTGATAGTGCTGTTAGGGAAAATAAAGAGGTAGAAAAAATGCTAGAAAATTATTCAATAAAGGGAGGGATTAAAGTTAAGAGTTCAAAAGTGTAA
- a CDS encoding DUF309 domain-containing protein: protein MNEESAKSLKDSLFNALNLFNNHEWYEAHDAFEEIWNSVDGDERQVIQGILQVSVSQFHLSKGNLNGATILLGEGLGRIKTRTKINLGIDLESFCLSLEDLLRKLQYKEQLSENDKPFLKPL from the coding sequence ATGAACGAAGAAAGTGCAAAAAGTTTAAAAGATTCTCTTTTTAATGCTTTAAATCTTTTTAACAATCATGAATGGTATGAGGCCCATGATGCTTTTGAAGAAATATGGAATTCCGTTGATGGTGATGAAAGACAAGTTATCCAGGGAATTTTACAAGTATCTGTTTCTCAGTTTCACTTAAGTAAGGGTAATTTAAATGGAGCTACTATTCTGCTTGGAGAGGGTTTAGGTAGAATAAAAACTAGAACTAAGATTAATTTAGGAATTGATCTTGAATCATTCTGCCTAAGTTTGGAAGATTTATTGAGGAAATTGCAATATAAAGAGCAATTAAGTGAGAACGATAAGCCTTTTTTGAAACCTCTTTGA
- the typA gene encoding translational GTPase TypA — translation MSSSIKEIRNVAIIAHVDHGKTTLVDALLSQSGIFRDNEVIPTCVMDSNDLERERGITILSKNTAVNYKDTRINIIDTPGHADFGGEVERVLGMVDGCLLIVDANEGPMPQTRFVLKKALEKGLRPIVFVNKIDRPRVVPEIAIDKVLDLFLELGADDDQCDFPYLFGSGLSGFAKEEMESNSDNMMPLFEAIIRHVPPPVGDSNKPLQLQITTLDYSDFLGRIVIGKIHNGTIKNGQQASLIKENGKTIKGKVSKLLGFEGLQRIDINEAFAGDIVAVSGFDDVNIGETIACPDSPHPLPLIKVDEPTLNMTFVVNDSPFAGKEGKFVTSRQLKNRLERELLTNVALRVEETDSPDKFSVSGRGELHLGILIETMRREGFEFQISQPQVIFREIDNVECEPIETLVLDVPEVSVGSCIEKLGSRKAEMKNMQTSSDGRTQLEFLVPSRGLIGFRGEFVRITRGEGIMSHSFYEYKPKTGDFETRRNGVLIAFEEGVATFYALKNAEDRGVYFIKPGVKVYKGMIIGENNRPQDLELNICKTKQLTNMRSAGAEELDTLQSPVDITLERALEYIGPDEMLEVTPDSIRMRKINKKKRN, via the coding sequence ATGTCATCTTCGATAAAAGAAATTAGAAATGTTGCAATTATTGCTCACGTAGATCATGGGAAGACAACGCTTGTAGATGCATTGTTATCTCAATCAGGAATATTTAGAGACAATGAAGTTATACCTACATGTGTAATGGATTCAAATGATCTTGAGAGAGAAAGGGGGATAACAATACTCTCAAAAAATACTGCAGTTAACTACAAAGACACCAGAATTAATATTATAGATACACCTGGACATGCTGATTTTGGAGGAGAAGTTGAAAGGGTTTTGGGAATGGTGGATGGTTGTCTGCTTATTGTTGATGCAAATGAGGGACCTATGCCTCAAACAAGATTTGTTTTAAAAAAAGCATTAGAAAAAGGACTTAGACCTATCGTCTTTGTAAATAAAATTGATAGACCACGAGTAGTACCAGAAATAGCAATTGATAAGGTCCTTGATTTGTTTTTGGAGTTAGGAGCTGATGATGATCAATGTGATTTCCCTTATCTTTTTGGGAGTGGATTATCTGGTTTTGCAAAAGAAGAGATGGAATCTAATAGTGACAATATGATGCCTCTTTTTGAAGCTATTATCAGACACGTTCCTCCTCCAGTAGGTGACTCTAATAAGCCTCTTCAGCTACAAATAACTACTTTGGACTATTCTGATTTCTTAGGCAGAATAGTAATCGGAAAGATCCACAACGGGACTATAAAAAATGGCCAACAGGCTAGTTTAATAAAGGAAAACGGAAAAACTATTAAAGGTAAGGTTAGTAAACTTTTAGGATTTGAAGGATTACAAAGAATTGATATAAATGAAGCATTTGCAGGTGATATTGTTGCTGTTTCTGGTTTCGATGACGTCAATATTGGTGAGACCATAGCATGTCCCGACTCTCCTCATCCTCTTCCATTAATCAAAGTAGATGAACCTACCTTAAATATGACTTTTGTTGTAAATGATTCACCATTTGCGGGTAAGGAAGGGAAATTTGTTACTAGTAGACAATTAAAAAATAGATTGGAGAGGGAACTTTTAACAAATGTTGCCTTGAGAGTGGAAGAAACTGATTCTCCCGATAAGTTCTCAGTTTCAGGAAGAGGAGAATTACATTTAGGTATTTTGATTGAAACCATGAGAAGAGAAGGGTTCGAGTTTCAAATCTCACAACCTCAAGTAATTTTTAGAGAAATTGATAATGTTGAATGTGAGCCTATAGAGACTTTGGTCCTTGATGTGCCTGAAGTATCCGTTGGTTCTTGTATAGAAAAACTTGGATCGAGAAAGGCAGAGATGAAAAATATGCAGACAAGTTCAGATGGGAGAACCCAATTAGAGTTCCTTGTGCCATCAAGGGGACTAATTGGATTTCGTGGAGAATTTGTCCGGATAACAAGAGGTGAAGGTATCATGAGTCATTCGTTTTATGAATACAAACCTAAAACAGGAGATTTTGAAACTAGAAGAAATGGAGTCCTTATAGCTTTTGAGGAAGGTGTGGCCACGTTCTATGCATTAAAGAATGCTGAAGATAGGGGAGTCTATTTCATTAAACCTGGAGTTAAAGTTTATAAGGGAATGATAATTGGAGAGAATAATCGACCTCAAGATCTTGAGTTAAATATATGTAAAACTAAGCAGTTGACTAATATGAGGTCTGCAGGGGCAGAAGAACTTGATACTTTGCAGTCACCTGTTGACATTACCCTTGAAAGAGCACTCGAATATATTGGTCCAGATGAAATGCTTGAGGTAACACCAGATTCAATAAGAATGAGAAAAATAAATAAAAAGAAAAGAAATTAA
- the ccsB gene encoding c-type cytochrome biogenesis protein CcsB, with product MILDNFFKNLIYEPVSVLGLLVFYFLLINLPISLGAVFKKKSSSAVRLITILVNLLITLQLLFRWSISGHFPISNLYESLYFLTWGITLGQLLVEREYQAPIIPSIAIPIELLTVAFACFVLPEDLKLSSNLVPALRSSWLVMHVSVVMLSYAALIIGSLLSMSVLFINKNKPLQIRSSSTGIGGFKLSNSYPVNDLVEPIEFSHSEELDTLSYRSILVGFVLLTLGLISGAVWANEAWGTWWSWDPKETWAFISWLFYAAYLHMRISKGWQGRKPALLASTGFLVVLVCYLGVNFLGIGLHSYGWIFG from the coding sequence ATGATACTAGATAATTTTTTTAAAAATTTAATATATGAACCGGTTTCAGTTTTAGGTCTTTTAGTTTTTTATTTTTTATTAATTAACTTGCCGATTTCTTTGGGTGCAGTTTTTAAAAAAAAGTCTTCTTCTGCGGTAAGACTTATTACGATTTTAGTGAACTTATTAATAACATTACAATTACTTTTTAGGTGGTCAATTTCTGGACATTTTCCTATTAGCAATTTGTATGAATCTCTCTATTTCCTTACTTGGGGTATCACATTAGGTCAACTATTGGTTGAAAGAGAATACCAAGCTCCAATAATTCCCTCAATTGCCATACCTATTGAGTTACTGACGGTGGCTTTTGCTTGTTTCGTTTTACCTGAGGATTTGAAATTATCATCCAACTTAGTTCCAGCTTTAAGGTCTAGTTGGTTAGTTATGCATGTTAGCGTGGTAATGCTTAGTTATGCAGCATTAATAATAGGTTCTTTACTTTCAATGTCCGTTTTGTTTATTAATAAAAATAAGCCGCTTCAAATCAGAAGTAGTTCTACAGGTATAGGAGGATTTAAACTTTCAAATAGCTATCCTGTAAATGATTTAGTTGAACCTATTGAATTTTCTCATTCAGAAGAATTAGATACATTAAGTTATCGTTCTATATTAGTAGGTTTTGTTCTTTTGACTCTCGGTTTAATTTCAGGTGCAGTTTGGGCTAATGAGGCTTGGGGCACATGGTGGAGTTGGGATCCAAAAGAAACATGGGCATTTATATCATGGTTGTTTTATGCGGCTTATCTGCATATGAGAATTAGTAAGGGTTGGCAAGGACGCAAACCAGCATTATTAGCATCTACAGGCTTTTTAGTTGTTTTAGTTTGTTATTTAGGAGTTAATTTTTTAGGAATAGGGTTACATAGTTATGGATGGATATTTGGGTGA
- a CDS encoding M15 family metallopeptidase, translating to MELNKDIDQIDIPLAKRTYLNNPNSTLLKKLLIFSPFLFLIFSIAALRFIRNVELIPLSNLKFEVKRNHNARILGHLPYEETPKEKLVLIEPNIEVHMDMRDSLLKMREEAKKDGIYLVFLSGYRSINLQNDIFYSLKSIRNQEAAERARVSAPPGYSEHSTGFAIDIGDATQRETDFETDFENTDAFRWLKKNAAKFHFKLSFNKDNKYIDYEPWHWRYEGSIEALKVFESANRKL from the coding sequence TTGGAACTAAACAAAGATATCGATCAAATTGATATACCACTTGCCAAAAGAACTTACTTAAACAACCCAAATTCAACATTATTAAAAAAATTATTAATATTTTCTCCATTTCTTTTCCTTATATTTTCTATCGCTGCATTGCGATTTATTAGAAATGTAGAATTAATACCTCTCAGTAATCTCAAATTTGAGGTTAAAAGAAATCATAATGCCAGAATACTGGGCCATCTTCCCTATGAGGAAACTCCTAAAGAGAAACTAGTTTTAATTGAGCCTAATATTGAAGTCCATATGGATATGCGCGATTCTCTACTAAAAATGAGAGAAGAAGCCAAAAAGGATGGGATATATTTGGTCTTCTTAAGTGGTTATAGATCAATAAATTTGCAAAACGATATTTTTTATTCTTTAAAATCTATTAGAAATCAAGAAGCGGCAGAAAGAGCTAGAGTTTCAGCCCCTCCTGGATATTCTGAACATAGTACAGGTTTCGCAATCGATATTGGTGATGCTACTCAAAGAGAGACAGACTTTGAAACCGACTTCGAAAATACTGACGCCTTTAGATGGCTCAAAAAAAATGCAGCTAAGTTTCACTTTAAGTTATCGTTCAACAAAGATAATAAATATATAGATTACGAACCCTGGCATTGGAGATATGAGGGGTCAATTGAAGCATTAAAAGTTTTTGAAAGCGCTAATAGAAAATTATAA
- the rpe gene encoding ribulose-phosphate 3-epimerase has protein sequence MTESNQENLTGANRPIQIIPSVLPADWANMGACVKELEEAGVDRIQFDVMDGNFVPNLTFGPEMISACRKYCNVPFETQLMVSQYNCETMLESYVKATKGPNGEPGVVIAHAEANIHLHRVLGRIRDLGGSPSVALNPHTPFEMIKNIMDMVDHVLVMTVNPGFGGQAYIPTMLNKIREIRNFIIEKNLDVDIEVDGGIKANWTISQCADAGANCFIAGSGMFAYPTLKEGCDDLRKVAQEAQKGNVLSEP, from the coding sequence ATGACTGAGTCAAATCAAGAAAATTTAACTGGTGCTAATAGACCAATTCAAATAATTCCTTCAGTTTTACCAGCAGATTGGGCAAATATGGGGGCATGTGTGAAAGAGCTCGAGGAGGCTGGAGTAGATAGAATTCAATTTGATGTAATGGATGGAAATTTCGTGCCAAATCTTACATTTGGTCCTGAAATGATTTCCGCATGCCGGAAATATTGCAATGTCCCTTTTGAAACTCAATTAATGGTGAGCCAATATAACTGTGAAACCATGCTTGAATCTTATGTAAAAGCCACAAAAGGGCCGAATGGTGAACCTGGAGTAGTAATAGCTCATGCCGAAGCAAATATTCATTTGCATAGAGTTCTCGGAAGAATAAGAGATTTAGGAGGATCTCCTTCTGTTGCATTAAACCCTCATACCCCTTTTGAAATGATTAAAAACATAATGGATATGGTTGATCATGTTTTGGTTATGACAGTTAATCCAGGCTTTGGAGGACAAGCTTATATACCAACAATGCTTAATAAAATCAGAGAGATAAGAAACTTTATTATCGAAAAAAACTTAGATGTCGACATTGAAGTTGATGGGGGGATAAAAGCAAATTGGACCATTTCACAATGTGCCGATGCTGGTGCCAATTGTTTTATTGCAGGTAGTGGAATGTTTGCTTACCCAACATTAAAAGAAGGATGTGATGACTTAAGAAAAGTTGCACAAGAAGCGCAAAAGGGGAATGTTCTTTCAGAGCCTTAA
- the glpX gene encoding class II fructose-bisphosphatase has protein sequence MNQTLIQEILEVVEQAAIASAKLTGLGQKDEADAAAVEAMRLRMGKIEMKGKIVIGEGERDEAPMLYIGEEVGSGSGPGVDFAVDPCEGTNLCANNQRGSMAVLAASDTGGLFNAPDFYMNKLAAPPAAKGKVDIRNSATENLKILSDCLGLSIDELTVVVMDRTRHKDLIKEIRGCGAKVQPISDGDVQAAIACGFAGIGTHCLMGIGAAPEGVISAAAMRALGGHFQGQLVYDPAIAQTSEWADYTKEGNIKRLNEMGITDIDKIYEANELASGENVVFAGSGITDGLLFDGVKFERDCVRTSSLVISTLDSTARFTNTVHIKDGAKSISL, from the coding sequence GTGAATCAAACTTTAATTCAAGAAATTCTCGAAGTTGTCGAGCAAGCTGCTATTGCCTCAGCAAAACTAACAGGACTTGGTCAAAAAGATGAAGCTGATGCTGCAGCAGTCGAGGCAATGAGATTGCGAATGGGCAAAATTGAAATGAAAGGGAAAATTGTTATTGGAGAAGGTGAAAGAGATGAAGCACCTATGCTTTATATAGGTGAAGAGGTTGGAAGTGGAAGTGGTCCAGGGGTCGACTTTGCAGTAGATCCTTGTGAAGGAACTAATCTTTGTGCGAATAATCAAAGAGGATCTATGGCTGTTTTAGCTGCCTCTGATACGGGTGGTCTTTTCAATGCTCCTGATTTTTACATGAACAAATTAGCAGCGCCTCCTGCAGCCAAAGGTAAAGTAGATATTAGAAATTCAGCGACTGAAAACTTGAAGATACTAAGTGATTGCTTGGGTCTTTCTATTGATGAGCTTACTGTTGTTGTAATGGATAGAACTAGGCATAAAGATTTAATTAAAGAGATTCGAGGATGTGGTGCTAAAGTTCAACCGATTTCTGATGGTGATGTTCAAGCTGCGATTGCATGTGGTTTTGCAGGAATTGGAACACATTGCTTGATGGGTATTGGTGCAGCTCCAGAGGGTGTTATTTCAGCTGCTGCAATGAGAGCTCTTGGCGGACACTTTCAAGGACAACTAGTTTATGATCCAGCAATCGCTCAAACTTCTGAATGGGCTGATTACACAAAAGAAGGAAATATAAAACGTCTTAATGAAATGGGCATAACCGATATAGATAAAATTTATGAAGCTAATGAATTGGCATCGGGAGAAAATGTTGTTTTCGCTGGAAGTGGAATAACTGATGGATTACTATTTGACGGAGTTAAATTTGAAAGGGATTGTGTTAGAACAAGTAGTTTGGTTATTAGTACATTAGATAGTACTGCAAGGTTCACAAATACTGTCCATATAAAAGATGGTGCTAAGAGTATCAGCCTTTAA
- the lptB gene encoding LPS export ABC transporter ATP-binding protein has translation MNLKIHNVSLSIKGRLIVNDVSITVNPGEVVGLMGPNGAGKTTTFNLAVGNIKPDKGQILMNGKNITNLPLPIRSRLGLGYLTQEASIFRDLTVKDNIDLALQNSSYSRAAIRNRREQLINEFNLNNFVENYGYQLSGGERRRCEIARALTVGRKGPKYLLLDEPFAGIDPLAVNDLKKLILKLSSDGVGILITDHNVRETLLITNKSYVLSEGKILANGSSTELADNPIVKKYYLGDNFRL, from the coding sequence ATGAACCTAAAGATTCATAATGTATCGCTTTCAATTAAAGGAAGATTAATAGTAAATGATGTTTCCATAACTGTTAATCCAGGGGAGGTTGTAGGTTTGATGGGGCCTAATGGTGCTGGGAAAACTACAACTTTTAATCTTGCAGTTGGGAATATAAAACCAGATAAAGGTCAAATTTTAATGAATGGGAAAAATATAACCAATCTTCCTCTTCCGATTAGATCAAGACTTGGGTTAGGGTACTTAACTCAAGAAGCGAGTATATTTAGAGACCTCACTGTTAAGGATAATATAGATTTGGCTTTACAAAATTCATCCTATAGTAGAGCAGCGATAAGAAATAGAAGAGAACAATTAATTAATGAATTTAATTTGAACAACTTTGTAGAAAATTATGGTTATCAACTTTCAGGAGGAGAGAGGAGGAGGTGTGAGATAGCTAGAGCTCTCACTGTAGGCAGAAAAGGACCTAAATATTTGTTATTAGACGAACCTTTTGCTGGGATCGATCCTTTAGCTGTGAATGATCTAAAGAAACTAATTCTTAAATTAAGTAGTGATGGGGTGGGGATTCTCATTACAGACCATAATGTGAGGGAAACCCTTCTTATTACTAATAAATCATATGTATTAAGTGAAGGAAAAATTTTAGCTAACGGTTCATCAACTGAATTGGCTGATAATCCAATAGTCAAGAAGTATTATCTTGGAGATAATTTCAGACTTTGA
- the glyS gene encoding glycine--tRNA ligase subunit beta, whose protein sequence is MSKYLLEIGTEELPANFSHAVLEQFKSLIEFELDKKLIKFEHIVVTSTPRRIVLLLEGLVDYAEDKIIERKGPKANSAYLNGCPTNAALGFANSLGIDVGELEIKKTEKGDFVFGKKIEKGLSTKISLSSIIPKLVKSLQGPRFMKWGAGNMKFSRPIRWIASIYNDEILDFEFDECDPKIKINNKTKSHRLINEVLELQNPDDFFELLKRNRVIAIRKERKEKIESLINQASKSLNLKPDLSEGLLNELTDLVEWPDLIIGKFSDEFLELPVEVLSTVMKSHQRYVPLLLKNKSFSKLDLSSEKNISTTFCVISNGLEESNNNIAKGNEKVLKARFSDAKFFVESDKKVASIKRNEKLKSVSYLKGLGNIFQRVERIEEVTKKILKFLNDKSLEEKKIIEAAKYCKNDLCSEIVFEFPELQGIMGGKYLKYEGFSEDVCLAVAEHYLPSFYKDALPSTKYGAIVSIADKVETLISIFISGKRPSGSSDPYALRRNLNGVIKIIWDYELDLPLDKLFNELIDFWKIVFPNLNFSRVTVFNDLNEFLVQRIVSHLEEISLSKELIKAVCSSDELSQKRVLNIVDLKNRVNSIIKFNKKDNFVEIQKVITRVSKLANKSDISRDVLSTRDYVNTKLFEKDCEFKVFEFIGELEKLFSEGYSNYLELLNLFEINVNTIEDLFDNEKGVLIMSEDLKIRNNRLNLLSLIRNYSLKIADFTLLNS, encoded by the coding sequence TTGTCTAAATATTTACTTGAGATAGGAACAGAAGAGTTGCCCGCAAATTTTTCTCATGCTGTTCTAGAGCAATTTAAATCTCTAATAGAATTTGAATTGGATAAAAAGTTAATCAAATTCGAACATATAGTTGTTACCTCAACACCAAGGAGAATAGTTCTACTTCTCGAAGGTTTAGTTGATTATGCAGAAGATAAGATAATAGAAAGAAAAGGGCCTAAAGCAAATTCAGCTTATTTAAATGGATGTCCTACTAATGCTGCTTTAGGATTTGCTAATAGCTTAGGTATAGATGTTGGTGAGCTAGAAATAAAAAAGACAGAAAAGGGTGATTTTGTATTTGGAAAGAAAATTGAGAAAGGACTATCAACAAAAATTTCTTTGTCTTCGATTATCCCAAAATTAGTAAAGAGTCTTCAAGGCCCTCGATTTATGAAGTGGGGGGCCGGGAACATGAAATTTTCAAGACCTATTAGGTGGATTGCCTCAATTTATAATGATGAAATTCTTGATTTTGAATTTGATGAATGTGATCCAAAGATTAAAATAAATAATAAAACAAAAAGTCATAGGCTAATCAATGAAGTTTTAGAACTTCAGAATCCGGATGATTTTTTTGAATTATTGAAACGAAATAGAGTAATAGCTATTCGAAAAGAAAGAAAAGAAAAAATTGAAAGTTTAATAAATCAGGCATCTAAATCTTTAAATTTGAAACCTGACCTTTCAGAAGGGTTATTAAATGAACTAACTGATTTGGTTGAATGGCCAGACTTAATTATTGGCAAATTTAGTGATGAATTTCTTGAGCTTCCGGTTGAAGTTCTTTCAACAGTCATGAAAAGTCATCAGAGATACGTTCCTCTTTTATTGAAAAACAAAAGTTTTTCTAAACTAGATTTAAGCTCTGAAAAAAATATTAGTACAACTTTCTGTGTTATTTCAAATGGTCTTGAAGAATCAAATAATAATATTGCCAAAGGGAATGAGAAAGTTTTAAAGGCAAGGTTTTCAGATGCAAAGTTTTTCGTAGAAAGTGACAAAAAAGTTGCTTCAATCAAAAGAAATGAAAAGCTTAAATCTGTTTCATATTTGAAAGGACTTGGAAATATATTTCAGAGGGTAGAGAGGATAGAGGAAGTTACTAAAAAAATTCTTAAATTTTTAAATGATAAGTCTTTAGAAGAAAAAAAGATAATAGAAGCTGCTAAATACTGTAAAAACGACTTATGTAGTGAAATTGTTTTCGAATTCCCTGAGCTGCAAGGAATAATGGGTGGTAAATATCTTAAATATGAGGGATTTAGTGAGGATGTTTGCCTGGCTGTCGCGGAACATTATTTACCTTCTTTTTATAAGGATGCTTTGCCCTCCACAAAATATGGTGCAATAGTTTCTATAGCAGATAAGGTCGAAACTTTAATTAGTATTTTTATTTCTGGTAAGCGCCCAAGTGGATCATCTGATCCCTATGCTTTAAGAAGAAATTTGAATGGAGTGATTAAAATAATTTGGGATTATGAACTTGATTTGCCTTTAGATAAATTATTCAACGAACTTATTGATTTTTGGAAAATCGTATTTCCGAATTTAAACTTCTCAAGAGTAACAGTATTTAATGATTTAAATGAATTTTTAGTTCAAAGAATTGTTAGTCATCTAGAAGAAATATCACTAAGTAAAGAATTAATAAAGGCCGTTTGCTCTTCTGATGAATTATCTCAAAAAAGAGTATTGAATATTGTTGATCTTAAAAATAGGGTTAATTCTATTATCAAATTTAATAAAAAAGATAATTTTGTTGAAATACAGAAGGTAATTACTAGGGTAAGCAAATTAGCAAATAAAAGTGATATTTCCAGAGACGTTCTCTCAACAAGAGATTATGTAAATACAAAACTTTTTGAAAAAGATTGTGAATTCAAAGTTTTTGAATTTATTGGCGAATTAGAAAAACTTTTTTCAGAAGGTTATTCCAATTATTTGGAACTTCTAAATTTGTTTGAGATTAATGTAAACACTATCGAGGATTTATTTGATAACGAAAAGGGAGTCCTAATAATGTCAGAGGATTTAAAAATAAGAAATAATAGACTCAATTTGTTGAGCTTAATTAGAAACTATTCTTTAAAAATTGCCGACTTTACACTTTTGAACTCTTAA